ACACTCATGTTCAATAATAGAGAGAGTTAAGTTTTAGCGGCTTGAATGTTGGGGGAGGGAATGGAAGAAGGATGGGTTGTTTGTCTGCTTAGCAAGTGCAGAAACCTGAAATCCACGAAGCAAATCCACTGTCACATGGTGAAAACCGGTCTTCACGCAGACCCCTTTGTGTTTGGCAAACTCCTCCTTCACTGTGCCGTTTCCATCTCCGATGCTCTCCACTACTCTCTCAGCCTCTTCCACCACTTCCCCAACCCCGACACCTTCATGCACAACACCCTCATTCGCGGACTCTCTCTCTCCCAAACCCCTCTCTTTTCCCTCCACCCGTTCATCCAACTGCGTCGCCTATCCACCCTTTCCCCCGACAGCTTCTCTTTCGCCTTCGTCCTCAAAGGGGTCGCCAACTCTCGCCAACTCAGACCCGGCATTCAGCTGCATTCTCAAGCTTTTCACCTCGGCTTTGACACCCATATCTTCGTTGGGACAACGTTGATCAGCATGTACGCTGAATGCGGGGACTCCCTCTCCGCGCGACGAGTGTTCGATGAAATGTCTCAACCAAACGTCGTCGCATGGAACGCTGCTCTCACTGCGGCTTTCAGGTGTGGTGACGTGGAAGGCGCGGGGGACGTGTTTGGGCGAATGCCTGTTCGGAATTTAACCTCGTGGAATGCCATGCTTGCTGGTTATGCCAAGGCAGGTGAGCTTGGGTTGGCGAGGAGAGTTTTTTATGATATGCCTCTTAGAGATGAGGTTTCCTGGAGCACTATGATTATTGGGTTTGCTCAAAATGGTTGTTTTGACGAGGCTTTTGGGTTTTTCAGGCAGTTGCTGCGCGAGGGAATTGGGGCAAATGAAGTGAGCCTCACTGGGGTGTTGTCTGCCTGTGCACAGGCTGGGGCGTTTGAGTTTGGGAAGATTTTACATGGGTTTCTGGAGAAAGCTGGGTTTCTTTATGTTGGTTCTGTGAATAATGCTCTCATAGATACCTACTCCAAGTGTGGGAATGTAGCTATGGCTAGgttggtttttcaaaatatgccAGTGGCGAGGAGCATTGTTTCTTGGACATCGATAATAGCAGGGCTTGCTATGCATGGTTATGGAGAAGAGGCAATACAGCTTTTCCATGAGATGGAAGAGACTGGAGTTAGGCCAGATGGAATTACTTTTATATCACTACTATATGCTTGTAGCCATAGTGGCTTGGTTGAGGAAGGGTATGGTTTTTTTTCTAAGATGAAGAATGTGTACGGTATTGAACCTGCCATTGAGCATTATGGTTGCATGGTTGATCTGTACGGTCGAGCTGCTAGGTTGCATAAGGCCTATGAATTTATATGTGAAATGCCAGTTTCTCCTAATGCTATCATTTGGAGGACACTCCTTGGGGCTTGTAGCATTCATGGTAATATTGAATTGGCAGAGCTTGTGAAAGCAAGGCTGGCTGAAATGGACCCAGACAACTCTGGTGACCATGTACTACTCTCAAATGTTTACGCTGTTGCAGGGAAATGGAAGGATGTTGCCAGCATCAGAAGAACCATGAGTGAGCATAGCATGAAAAAAACTCCTGGTTGGAGCATGATAGAAATTGACAAGGTCATCTATTGTTTTGTGGCAGGAGAAAAACCTAATGAGGTCACAAAAGAGGCTCATGAAAAACTGAGGGAAATAATGTTGAGACTCAGAGTAGAAGCAGGTTATGCGCCACAGCTAAGGATTGTTCTGCATGATattgaagaggaagaaaaagaagattcaGTTTCTAAGCACAGTGAGAAGCTTGCTGTAGCTTTTGGAATAGCAAAACTTCCCAAAGGAAGGATTTTAAGAATTGTGAAGAATCTTAGGGTTTGTGGGGACTGCCATACCGTGATGAAGCtgatttctaaaatttatgGAGTAGAAATCGTAGTGAGAGATAGAAGCCGCTTCCACTCGTTCAGAGATGGATTCTGTTCTTGCAGAGATTACTGGTGACAGGTGATTGATCAGGTAGCTTATCTTGACTGCCTTTGTTTATAAGGAAAATACTTGATTTTCTCCAAATTGGCTGATCTAGATAGCTCAATGCTGATGACAGCAATTTGGCATACATAATGTGTGAGGCACGTTGGTTTTTCCGTCCTTACTGGAGAAGTATGGTGAAATGGTTAATGCCCATTAAATGAGAAGAAAGCCAATAACTACTGTTTTTTCTACCATCATTCATCTAGAGTACAACACTCCTGTTGGAAGACAAAAAGAGACAAGTGAAAAGGATGCAACAAAGCCATACAAACTAGCTAGGAGCAGCGCTTAATTGAGTTATTAAGAATACTACGATTACGGTCACAACAAAATAATTGTCAAAACATCACTTTACCCTCACGGAGACAAATAAAAATGGAATGTTTCAATCCGTTGATGAACAGGCTGCTTAAGGCCTCCCAAATAGCATGCCACTTAGATTTTCCGGTAACATCAATTCTTTATTATGATAATGATAGCCATACCCTTGCTCCTTGTTCCCGTGCACCTACCTCAAACCAAAATTTGACGGGAACAACAAATGGTCTCTCTAACAGGTCATGGGAATTGGAGTTCAGTGGCAATGATTGTGGATAGAATATAACAGAGAACATTGCCAGGTCCATTATCAATGACAATTCTTTGCAGAAGTAGCTACGCAGTTGTTTTAGTAGCAGAATTTGGTCACTTGGTGACTATGGCGGATCGAACCATCTCTTGGTGGGAGAGACTGGTTGTAGCTTTGGTAGTAACATTTTAAATGGA
This genomic stretch from Vigna radiata var. radiata cultivar VC1973A chromosome 7, Vradiata_ver6, whole genome shotgun sequence harbors:
- the LOC106767194 gene encoding pentatricopeptide repeat-containing protein At1g74630; its protein translation is MLGEGMEEGWVVCLLSKCRNLKSTKQIHCHMVKTGLHADPFVFGKLLLHCAVSISDALHYSLSLFHHFPNPDTFMHNTLIRGLSLSQTPLFSLHPFIQLRRLSTLSPDSFSFAFVLKGVANSRQLRPGIQLHSQAFHLGFDTHIFVGTTLISMYAECGDSLSARRVFDEMSQPNVVAWNAALTAAFRCGDVEGAGDVFGRMPVRNLTSWNAMLAGYAKAGELGLARRVFYDMPLRDEVSWSTMIIGFAQNGCFDEAFGFFRQLLREGIGANEVSLTGVLSACAQAGAFEFGKILHGFLEKAGFLYVGSVNNALIDTYSKCGNVAMARLVFQNMPVARSIVSWTSIIAGLAMHGYGEEAIQLFHEMEETGVRPDGITFISLLYACSHSGLVEEGYGFFSKMKNVYGIEPAIEHYGCMVDLYGRAARLHKAYEFICEMPVSPNAIIWRTLLGACSIHGNIELAELVKARLAEMDPDNSGDHVLLSNVYAVAGKWKDVASIRRTMSEHSMKKTPGWSMIEIDKVIYCFVAGEKPNEVTKEAHEKLREIMLRLRVEAGYAPQLRIVLHDIEEEEKEDSVSKHSEKLAVAFGIAKLPKGRILRIVKNLRVCGDCHTVMKLISKIYGVEIVVRDRSRFHSFRDGFCSCRDYW